TTAGGAACCCTTGTCCCCATCATCGAAGTTCGTTGAGGTTGGCCAAGTAGCAAAGTAACAGACGACCCCTCACCGGTTTCTCATATCTAACACCTTAACACTCTAAAAGTGCTTTGTGTTCTCGCCTCCCTTGCATCAGTACGCTCCGAAAACAATTGTGAGCAAAAGCAGAGTCAACCCAGTCAATGATAACAACAGCAAGTACAAAACATATTGGTTGCTGATCACACTTGCATTCCATTCCAGATGGTCGCATTTACAAGTGATTTCCTGGGTAATCCATTTATAACTCGAGATGACGTCGAGCGAGGTTGTATAGCCCGTGAGTGAATGTAATAACGCTGTCGACTTGGTCATGAAGAACAGTCTTGCTAACCCTAGAATAAAAGTTCTAGATCCGCTTTCGCACCATACTTCTCCCGGGGGTGCTATCATAGACATTGGAAACACAGCCACACACTATGATGACAAAGCCGTTGCTCTTGAGACTTTTGCTAGACCCCTCTGGGGCCTGGCTCCTCTCTTGCTGGGTGGGGGCAAATATGTTGGGGCTCAGCGGTGGGTTCAGGGCTTAGCTTCGGGAACGGACCCCAATTCCTCCGAGTATTGGGGAGCGTCCGCAGACAAAGACCAAAGGATGGTGGAGATGAGTCCTCTGAGTTTTGCAATAGCAATCGCCCCCGAGGTGTTTTATGCAGTGAGTACAGCGAGAATGTCATTGGAAAGGTGCTTGAGGACTCATGCGTTACCACAAGGGACAAACGGAATCCGTCAAAGAAAATATTTGCCGCTTTTTACAGAGTTGCATTGGAAAGCAGATGCCAGACAGTGAGTGAATTCCCGCCTCTTGGGCAGAATAAGCTCAATTTCTCTTAAGCCAACTGGTTGTGGTTTCGCGTTTTCGCCAATCTTGCTCTGCGTACTGTGGGCTCTACATTCTACAACCCGATGCAGATGCAAAAGGACCTTGAAAGGCTGGAAGAATTCCAGCTATCAAGCCACCCTGCCTCGGGGCATGAGTCATCCTCTGCAGGATGGAGCCGTGATGGTCCAGAAGAAGTCAAGCAGCTCGACTATTACAGCTCCAGTTTCGCTATTCAAGTTGCACAGTTAATCTACGCAAAAGTGAGTTATGTGCTTTTCAATGACGAACTGTCTTAATACGCGTATCTACTTTGCAGCTGGCGATTGAAACTGACCCAGAGAGATGTGAACGCTACAAGCAAAGGGCCCGAGACTTCATACAGGACTTTTTTTATTATTTTTCTGATGAAGGTGGGAGGCTATAATTCTACTGCTCACCACTATTAATGCTGACTTTGGGTATGAAAGGTGCTGCAATTCCCTTTGGAAGATCTATGGTATATCGATTCGCAGTAATTGCTACAGCATCTACAATGCCCTTTGCAGACGTAGAACCACCCGAGCCGCTTCAATGGGGTCATATCAAAGGACTTGTCTTACGACATCTCCGATACTGGAACGACGCCAAGGATATATTCCGCAGCGACGGGACTTTGAACATAGGATATCGCTTTGACTGTATGAATATGACTGAGAACTATAACTCACCCGGTAAGCTTGGTTTTACTTTTTCAGAAGACTGTCCCGACTTGTCAGCTGATTAAAATAAAAGGCTCTCCTTACTGGTGTATGAAGGCTTTC
This DNA window, taken from Cryptococcus gattii WM276 chromosome C, complete sequence, encodes the following:
- a CDS encoding uncharacterized protein (Similar to TIGR gene model, INSD accession AAW42630.1); translation: MVAFTSDFLGNPFITRDDVERGCIALLDPLSHHTSPGGAIIDIGNTATHYDDKAVALETFARPLWGLAPLLLGGGKYVGAQRWVQGLASGTDPNSSEYWGASADKDQRMVEMSPLSFAIAIAPEVFYAGQTESVKENICRFLQSCIGKQMPDTNWLWFRVFANLALRTVGSTFYNPMQMQKDLERLEEFQLSSHPASGHESSSAGWSRDGPEEVKQLDYYSSSFAIQVAQLIYAKLAIETDPERCERYKQRARDFIQDFFYYFSDEGAAIPFGRSMVYRFAVIATASTMPFADVEPPEPLQWGHIKGLVLRHLRYWNDAKDIFRSDGTLNIGYRFDCMNMTENYNSPGSPYWCMKAFLCLGVPADHPFWASEELSWPSHLLPPIKSLPDPMHIMCRQGGHTFLLSSGQKPHYAMRHGVAKYCKFSYSSAFGFSCPTGDMDLGQLAADSMIALYDNSDNANGGDGETWRVRREPFDCSIVGRGTAQVHLRSKWKPWNDVLVETWLVPPQDTSSNWYLRVHKITSGRKLKSAEGGWTNYGQGANGRALVQSFSGLTSPGGDQEVGWARAVTEGGAVGVLDLSNRPSGERRLGQLVQIDPNANVIFSRGILPSLMGDIAEGETWLATAVFGLPSVTGKPLDWQNGWDNPPKIPSWIS